In Synechococcus sp. CB0101, a genomic segment contains:
- the glmS gene encoding glutamine--fructose-6-phosphate transaminase (isomerizing) produces MCGIVALVGSQEAAPLLLEGLRQLEYRGYDSAGIATVNGERQLSCLRAEGKLVNLTQRFEAQGAFGQCGIGHTRWATHGKPEERNAHPHLDGPGRVAVVQNGIIENHRTLREELQGEGVVFRSETDTEVIPHLLSRELGRLVAAGGKPSGALLLQAVQAVLPRLHGAYVLAVVWAELPGTLVVARKSAPLLIGLGEGEFLCASDTPALAGFTRTILPLEDGEVALLTPLGIELYDAAGDRVQRTPSLLSGTEHVADKRSFRHFMLKEIHEQPETAALWVARHLPESGGLVALPLDERVYEGVERIQILACGTSRHAAQVGAYLLEQLAGIPTSVFYASEFRYAPPPLGPNTLTIGVTQSGETADTLAALAMEQERRRAVADPAYAPRLLGITNRPESSLGRLVDQILDIGAGIEVGVAATKTFLGQLLAFYGLALAFAERRGGGATGHGPEQLRQLAAGLRALPAQLRALVDDHDRRCEQMAHLFADTQDVIFLGRGINYPIALEGALKLKEISYIHAEGYPAGEMKHGPIALLDARVPVVSIAVPGTVFDKVLSNAQEAKARDAQLIGVAPDCADAELFDTLLPVPTVDELLSPLLTVIPMQLLSYHIAAHRGLDVDQPRNLAKSVTVE; encoded by the coding sequence ATGTGCGGAATCGTCGCCCTCGTGGGTTCCCAGGAAGCGGCCCCCCTGCTGCTGGAGGGTTTGCGGCAGCTGGAGTACCGCGGCTACGACTCGGCCGGTATCGCCACGGTCAATGGAGAGCGGCAGCTGAGCTGCCTGCGGGCCGAGGGGAAGTTGGTGAACCTCACCCAGCGGTTTGAGGCCCAGGGAGCGTTTGGCCAATGCGGCATCGGCCACACCCGCTGGGCGACGCACGGCAAACCAGAAGAGCGCAACGCCCACCCCCACCTCGATGGCCCAGGCCGTGTGGCGGTGGTGCAGAACGGAATCATTGAGAACCACCGCACGCTCCGGGAGGAGCTGCAGGGAGAAGGGGTGGTGTTCCGCTCCGAGACGGATACGGAGGTGATCCCCCACCTGCTGAGCCGTGAGCTGGGCCGGCTGGTGGCGGCCGGTGGCAAGCCGAGCGGAGCTTTGCTGCTGCAGGCCGTGCAGGCCGTGTTGCCGCGGTTGCATGGGGCCTATGTGCTGGCGGTGGTGTGGGCGGAGTTGCCTGGCACCCTGGTGGTGGCTCGTAAGTCAGCACCGCTGCTGATCGGCCTGGGAGAAGGCGAATTCCTCTGCGCCAGCGACACCCCAGCCCTGGCGGGATTCACGCGCACGATCCTGCCGCTGGAAGACGGCGAAGTGGCACTGCTCACCCCCCTGGGGATCGAGCTCTACGACGCAGCTGGTGATCGGGTGCAGCGCACACCGAGCCTGCTGAGCGGCACTGAGCACGTGGCGGACAAGCGCAGCTTCCGCCACTTCATGCTGAAGGAGATCCACGAGCAACCGGAAACGGCTGCGCTGTGGGTGGCGCGGCATTTGCCTGAGAGCGGTGGCCTGGTGGCGCTGCCCCTCGACGAGCGGGTTTACGAGGGTGTGGAGCGGATCCAGATCCTGGCCTGCGGCACCAGCCGCCACGCGGCTCAGGTGGGGGCCTATTTGCTGGAGCAGCTGGCGGGGATCCCAACGAGCGTGTTTTACGCCAGTGAATTCCGCTATGCGCCGCCACCGCTCGGCCCGAACACCCTCACGATCGGTGTGACCCAATCGGGCGAAACGGCCGACACGCTGGCGGCGCTGGCGATGGAGCAGGAGCGGCGCCGTGCGGTGGCTGATCCGGCCTATGCGCCGCGGCTGCTGGGGATCACGAACCGCCCGGAGAGCTCCCTGGGCCGACTGGTGGATCAGATCCTCGACATCGGCGCCGGGATCGAGGTGGGTGTGGCCGCCACCAAAACGTTCCTGGGGCAGCTGCTGGCGTTTTACGGATTGGCGCTGGCCTTTGCTGAACGCCGCGGCGGCGGTGCCACGGGCCACGGGCCCGAGCAGCTCCGCCAGCTGGCGGCTGGCCTGCGGGCCTTACCGGCGCAACTGCGGGCACTGGTGGATGACCACGACCGCCGCTGCGAGCAGATGGCGCATCTGTTCGCCGACACGCAGGATGTGATCTTCCTGGGGCGCGGCATCAACTACCCGATCGCGCTTGAGGGTGCCTTGAAGCTCAAGGAGATCAGCTACATCCACGCCGAGGGCTACCCGGCTGGTGAGATGAAGCACGGCCCGATTGCGCTGCTGGATGCGCGGGTTCCGGTGGTGTCGATCGCGGTACCGGGCACGGTGTTCGACAAGGTGCTCAGCAACGCCCAGGAGGCCAAGGCCCGCGACGCGCAATTGATTGGGGTGGCGCC
- a CDS encoding polysaccharide biosynthesis tyrosine autokinase gives MPAVPDGEINLKEIWMALRRRRRWFLAGFGVTLAITGVLTLGQRLFRPTYEGSFTLLVSDPLSEDRQLGGPSNQLSDLALVNPGTVDLPNLIEVLTSPMLLQPLANAQGLEPDALVGRVTARSVQRDADGVLKVSLQWRNPQQGEQLLKALSQSYLAYSLRQRQEKLSQGLKFLDEQAPGLQERVSQIQQELANFRRANALLIPEDRAKQIELERADLEARERQLQQGQAQLVGLQASVRRGQLFSPQFQGASGVSGGGGLKPATGADLSGALASGAFSQLLADLTDVEKQLAEASGTFRSSSPLVRSLTAQRNKLRPLLQRRQLDAVASALQENAAQQAEVQRQLAQLEKAFRVVGPELVKQYDALNQRLEIASENLSSYLKARESFRLEVAQKTLPWQVISPPEVDETPVKPNLSRNLMLGLLLGAMAGAGAALLRDRLDHVFHSPRDVEQGIDQPLLGSIPFLPLERFQSVNGLWEQLDDQQRFGLRESLRNLYRSLQLVRAGGNLRMLAVTSTASGEGKTTSVALLGQALADLGLKVLLVDGDLRQMQLHQRFAADGARGWSELFTEHPPELEALLQWPEANLALLPVGRRPPDAAKLLSSARCGEVIQQLRALPQFDLVLFDTPPALDLVEPLLLGDHLDGLLFVVSLGRIDRNLPSQSLKRIQASNADLLGVITNQTQPAAKLYGYGYGYGYGYGYGYGYAPQSSKPNPLKQFEAQYPKLKQLRERAEAGLRWLDERR, from the coding sequence ATGCCCGCCGTACCGGATGGCGAGATCAACCTCAAAGAGATCTGGATGGCGCTGCGGCGACGGCGGCGCTGGTTTTTGGCGGGCTTTGGCGTCACCCTGGCGATCACCGGGGTGCTCACGCTGGGGCAGCGCTTGTTTCGCCCCACCTATGAGGGCAGCTTCACCTTGCTGGTGAGTGATCCCCTCAGTGAAGATCGCCAATTGGGTGGCCCCAGCAATCAGCTCTCTGACCTGGCGTTGGTGAATCCAGGCACAGTGGACTTACCCAACCTGATTGAGGTGCTCACCAGCCCGATGCTGCTGCAGCCCTTAGCTAACGCCCAAGGGCTTGAGCCTGATGCATTGGTTGGCCGTGTCACGGCCCGCAGCGTGCAACGCGATGCGGATGGCGTGCTTAAAGTGAGCCTGCAATGGCGCAATCCTCAGCAGGGTGAGCAGCTCCTCAAGGCGCTGTCCCAGTCGTATCTCGCCTATTCGCTGCGCCAACGGCAGGAAAAGCTCTCGCAAGGATTGAAGTTCCTCGACGAGCAAGCACCCGGCCTGCAGGAGCGTGTGAGCCAGATCCAGCAAGAGCTGGCCAACTTCCGCCGCGCGAATGCTCTTCTGATTCCAGAGGATCGCGCCAAGCAAATCGAACTGGAACGGGCGGATCTCGAGGCGCGCGAGCGCCAATTGCAGCAGGGCCAAGCCCAGCTGGTGGGGTTGCAGGCTTCTGTAAGGCGCGGGCAACTGTTTTCGCCGCAATTCCAAGGAGCATCGGGTGTCAGCGGCGGCGGTGGGCTCAAACCCGCAACCGGAGCTGACCTCAGTGGTGCCCTAGCCAGTGGTGCCTTCAGCCAGCTGTTGGCTGATCTCACCGATGTGGAGAAGCAACTGGCGGAAGCCAGTGGCACCTTCCGCAGCAGCTCTCCTTTGGTGCGAAGCCTTACGGCTCAACGCAACAAGCTGCGGCCGCTGTTGCAGCGCCGGCAGCTCGACGCCGTGGCGTCTGCATTGCAGGAAAACGCGGCCCAACAGGCCGAGGTGCAACGTCAGCTGGCTCAGCTGGAGAAGGCGTTTCGGGTGGTGGGCCCTGAGCTGGTGAAGCAATACGACGCCTTGAATCAACGGCTGGAGATTGCCAGCGAAAACCTCAGCAGCTACCTCAAGGCACGTGAGAGCTTCCGCTTGGAGGTGGCGCAGAAAACACTGCCCTGGCAGGTGATCAGTCCACCGGAAGTTGATGAGACCCCTGTTAAACCCAACCTGTCGCGCAATTTGATGCTCGGCTTGCTGTTGGGTGCGATGGCGGGTGCCGGTGCAGCGTTGCTACGCGACCGTTTGGATCATGTGTTCCATAGTCCGCGGGATGTGGAGCAGGGGATTGATCAACCGCTCTTGGGCAGTATCCCCTTCCTGCCGCTGGAGCGTTTTCAGAGCGTTAATGGCTTGTGGGAGCAGCTCGATGATCAACAGCGCTTTGGCCTGAGGGAATCATTGCGCAACCTCTATCGCTCCCTGCAATTGGTGCGCGCCGGCGGCAACCTGCGCATGCTCGCGGTGACCTCAACCGCAAGCGGAGAAGGCAAAACCACCAGCGTGGCCTTGCTGGGCCAAGCCCTGGCCGATCTTGGCTTGAAGGTGTTGTTGGTGGATGGTGATTTGCGCCAGATGCAGCTGCATCAGCGTTTTGCCGCTGATGGGGCACGCGGCTGGAGTGAGCTGTTCACGGAGCATCCGCCAGAACTAGAGGCTTTGCTCCAGTGGCCTGAAGCCAATCTGGCGCTGTTGCCGGTGGGCCGGCGGCCTCCGGATGCAGCCAAATTGCTCAGCTCAGCGCGCTGCGGCGAGGTGATCCAGCAGTTGCGTGCGCTGCCTCAGTTTGATCTGGTGTTGTTCGACACCCCACCGGCTCTGGATCTGGTGGAGCCGCTGTTGCTCGGTGATCACCTGGATGGTTTGTTGTTTGTGGTGAGCCTGGGGCGGATTGATCGCAATCTGCCATCTCAATCGCTGAAACGGATTCAGGCCTCCAACGCTGATCTGTTGGGTGTGATCACCAACCAAACCCAACCCGCCGCCAAACTTTATGGCTATGGCTATGGCTATGGCTATGGCTATGGCTATGGCTATGGCTACGCACCTCAATCGTCGAAGCCCAATCCACTGAAGCAGTTTGAAGCGCAGTATCCCAAGCTCAAGCAGCTGCGCGAACGTGCTGAAGCGGGATTGCGCTGGTTGGATGAGCGCCGCTGA